One genomic segment of Hordeum vulgare subsp. vulgare chromosome 2H, MorexV3_pseudomolecules_assembly, whole genome shotgun sequence includes these proteins:
- the LOC123424694 gene encoding probable galacturonosyltransferase 7 translates to MKATPPQRRRGPRLVLLALVLCSLLVPLAFLFDRAPSGYVTTDERRRQEVVFHSFDPVVPIGVGGGGGGGAVDPVPVKRAIQDAPRKISNGSSGVPPPQHKQIDRPPLAVSTKPKVLLVPRTEPPKAVKGSTQRTIEVSKDIKRQKKGLKADEVENLKACQLEFGSYCLWSTEYKVIMKDSVVKRLKDQLFLARSYYPSIAKLQGQEALTQEMKQNIQDHERVLSAAAVDADLPSFINKKIEQMERTIARAKSCTVECHNVVRKLRQILDMTDDEAHFHMKQSAFLYNLGSQTLPKTHHCFSMRLTLEYFKSPSLDSDFYPARKFNTPNHRHYVILSKNVLAASVVINSTVINSKEPANNVFHILTDAQNFYGMKYWFARNSYKKAPIHVVNYEEMILDKLPKFITRELYLSEEFRVLIRSTERPTDQTRIEYLSLFSHSHFFIPEIFKDLKKVVVLDDDVVVQRDLSFLWKLDMGDKVNGAVEFCGVRLGQVRNLLGKTKYDPKSCAWMSGVNVINLDKWRKHKVTENYLLLLKQVKKKDEVSLREAAFSLSLLSFQNLIYPLDGRSTLSGLGYDYGIDPEVAQSSAALHYNGNMKPWLELGIPDYKKYWRRFLTREDRFMDECNVNP, encoded by the exons ATGAAGGCGACGCCGCCGCAGAGGCGGAGGGGCCCGCGCCTCGTGCTGCTCGCGCTCGTCCTCTGCTCCCTGCTCGTGCCCCTCGCCTTCCTCTTCGACCGCGCCCCCTCCG GCTACGTGACCACCGACGAGCGGCGCCGACAG GAGGTCGTCTTTCATTCATTCGATCCCGTGGTGCCGATTGGtgttggcggtggcggtggcggtggcgctgTCGATCCAGTCCCTGTCAAACGAGCGATACAG GATGCACCCAGGAAGATTTCGAATGGCAGCAGCGGGGTGCCGCCGCCGCAGCATAAGCAAATTGATCGCCCCCCTTTGGCTGTCAGTACTAAACCAAAAG TTCTTCTGGTACCAAGAACTGAACCGCCAAAGGCTGTGAAGGGATCAACTCAAAGAACAATT GAAGTTAGCAAGGAtataaagagacaaaagaaaggcCTGAAAGCAGACGAAGTGGAAAACTTAAAAGCTTGCCAGCTTGAATTTGGGAGCTACTGCCTCTGGTCAACAGAATACAAAGTAATTATGAAGGATTCAGTAGTGAAAAGGCTAAAAGACCAACTATTCCTGGCCCGCTCATACTATCCAAGCATTGCCAAACTTCAAGGACAGGAGGCACTTACTCAGGAAATGAAGCAAAATATACAAGACCATGAGAGGGTTCTCAGTGCAGCTGCTGTTGATGCTGATCTACCATCCTT TATCAATAAGAAGATAGAGCAGATGGAGCGCACAATAGCAAGAGCGAAATCATGCACTGTGGAATGCCACAATGTTGTCAGGAAGCTTCGGCAGATACTTGATATGACCGATGATGAAGCTCATTTTCATATGAAGCAGAGTGCATTCCTCTACAATCTTGGTTCTCAGACATTGCCAAAAACTCACCACTGTTTCTCTATGAGGTTGACATTGGAATATTTCAAATCCCCTTCATTGGATTCAGATTTTTATCCCGCTCGCAAGTTTAATACCCCAAACCACAGGCACTATGTTATCCTATCTAAGAATGTCCTTGCAGCTTCTGTTGTCATCAACTCAACAGTTATCAATTCTAAG GAGCCAGCAAATAATGTTTTTCATATCCTAACTGATGCTCAAAACTTCTATGGCATGAAATACTGGTTTGCCAGAAATTCATACAAAAAGGCACCTATCCATGTCGTAAACTATGAAGAAATGATTTTAGATAAGCTGCCAAAGTTTATTACGCGAGAGCTGTATTTGTCTGAGGAGTTTCGTGTTCTCATCAGGAGCACCGAGCGGCCCACTGACCAGACAAGAATAGAGTACTTGTCATTGTTCAGCCATTCACATTTCTTTATTCCTGAAATATTCAAGGATCTAAAAAAGGTGGTTGTATTGGATGATGATGTGGTTGTTCAACGTGATCTGTCTTTCTTGTGGAAACTTGACATGGGGGACAAGGTAAATGGTGCTGTCGAATTTTGTGGTGTAAGACTGGGTCAAGTGAGAAATCTCCTGGGTAAGACAAAGTATGATCCTAAATCATGTGCATGGATGTCTGGGGTGAATGTGATCAATTTGGATAAATGGAGGAAGCATAAAGTAACAGAGAATTACCTGTTGCTCCTTAAACAG GTCAAGAAAAAAGACGAGGTGTCTCTGAGAGAAGCTGCCTTTTCTTTAAGCCTGTTATCTTTTCAAAATCTCATCTACCCCCTTGATGGGAGGTCGACTCTGTCTGGACTTGGATATGACTATGGAATCGATCCGGAGGTTGCACAGAGCTCTGCAGCATTGCACTACAATGGCAATATGAAGCCTTGGCTCGAGTTAGGCATACCGGACTACAAGAAGTACTGGAGGAGGTTTCTCACCCGAGAAGATCGATTCATGGACGAGTGCAATGTAAATCCGTAG